One Candidatus Devosia phytovorans genomic window carries:
- the truA gene encoding tRNA pseudouridine(38-40) synthase TruA: MPRYKLTIEYDGTPFSGWQRQSDRPSVQQALEEAIARMSGETVTTQAAGRTDAGVHALGQVAHFDLGKDWDPFRIREALNFHLRPDPVAIIAAEAVPESFEARFSATARHYEYRILTRRAPPVIERNHVWHIPKSLDAQAMDHAASLILGSHDFTTFRSAECQANSPIRTLDRFTVRAEPDHVVVNASARSFLHHQVRSMVGSLRMVGEGKWSPRDFRAALDARDRTRCGAMAPSAGLYLTDVTY, encoded by the coding sequence ATGCCCCGCTACAAGCTGACCATCGAATACGACGGCACGCCCTTTTCCGGCTGGCAGCGCCAGTCCGATCGCCCTTCAGTGCAGCAGGCGCTCGAAGAAGCCATCGCTCGCATGTCCGGCGAGACGGTCACCACCCAGGCCGCCGGCCGCACCGATGCCGGCGTTCACGCCCTCGGCCAGGTCGCCCATTTCGATCTCGGCAAGGACTGGGATCCCTTCCGCATCCGCGAGGCGCTGAATTTCCACCTGCGCCCCGATCCGGTTGCCATCATCGCCGCAGAAGCCGTCCCCGAAAGTTTCGAGGCCCGCTTTTCGGCCACAGCGCGTCATTACGAATATCGCATCCTGACCCGCCGCGCCCCGCCGGTCATCGAGCGCAACCATGTCTGGCACATTCCCAAGTCGCTTGATGCCCAAGCCATGGACCACGCCGCCAGCCTGATCCTGGGCAGCCATGATTTCACGACCTTCCGCTCGGCCGAATGCCAGGCCAACTCGCCCATTCGCACACTGGACCGTTTCACTGTCCGCGCCGAGCCCGATCATGTCGTGGTCAATGCCAGCGCCCGCAGCTTCCTGCACCATCAGGTGCGCTCCATGGTCGGCTCGCTGCGCATGGTGGGGGAGGGCAAATGGAGCCCGCGTGATTTCCGCGCCGCGCTCGACGCCCGCGACCGCACGCGCTGCGGCGCCATGGCACCTTCTGCCGGTCTCTACCTGACGGACGTCACCTACTAG
- the dapE gene encoding succinyl-diaminopimelate desuccinylase, with the protein MSVDPVDLLKALIACPSVTPEEAGALDLLERVLRDNGFTVTRLRFEGDGSYPVDNLFAIRGTGGRRLLFAGHTDVVPPGGLGTWTSDPFVAREADGRLYGRGAADMKSGIAAFVAAASAIPAEVGTVMLAITNDEEADAVNGTAKLMAWAEAQQQHFDFAIVGEPSSAASLGDSIKIGRRGSLSGVITVSGTQGHVAYPDRANNPMPALARVVTALDTGIDQGTAHFPASNLEVTSIDVGNPISNVIPALGTIRFNIRYNDLWTPQTLADWVRGRIGTVDAKGAVIDFKVAGVPSRSFLSPLSEDVETLSASIAAVTGARPDFSTGGGTSDARFIAQYGPVVECGLVGPSMHKADEHIAVSDLTGLTAIYRDFMTRFFGAGA; encoded by the coding sequence ATGAGTGTGGACCCCGTCGACCTGCTCAAGGCGCTGATCGCCTGCCCCTCGGTTACGCCCGAGGAGGCGGGCGCGCTGGACCTGCTGGAGCGGGTGCTGCGCGACAACGGCTTTACCGTCACGCGGCTGCGCTTTGAGGGCGACGGGTCCTATCCGGTGGACAATCTTTTTGCCATTCGCGGTACGGGCGGGCGGCGGCTGCTGTTTGCCGGGCATACGGATGTGGTGCCGCCGGGGGGTCTGGGCACCTGGACCAGTGATCCCTTCGTGGCGCGCGAGGCCGACGGCAGGCTCTATGGGCGCGGCGCGGCCGACATGAAGTCAGGCATTGCAGCATTCGTGGCCGCGGCGTCGGCCATTCCGGCCGAGGTCGGGACGGTGATGCTGGCCATTACCAATGACGAGGAAGCCGACGCGGTCAATGGCACGGCCAAGCTGATGGCCTGGGCGGAAGCGCAGCAGCAGCATTTCGACTTTGCCATTGTGGGCGAGCCGAGTTCGGCGGCCAGCCTTGGCGACAGTATCAAGATCGGGCGGCGCGGGTCGCTGTCGGGGGTGATCACGGTCAGCGGGACGCAGGGCCATGTGGCCTATCCGGATCGGGCCAACAATCCGATGCCGGCGCTGGCGCGGGTGGTGACGGCGCTCGACACGGGAATCGACCAGGGCACGGCGCATTTTCCGGCGAGCAACCTGGAAGTCACCTCAATTGACGTGGGCAATCCGATTTCCAATGTGATCCCAGCGTTAGGCACGATCCGCTTCAATATCCGTTACAATGACCTGTGGACGCCGCAGACGCTGGCGGACTGGGTGCGCGGGCGGATTGGCACGGTGGATGCCAAGGGTGCGGTGATCGATTTCAAGGTGGCCGGCGTGCCGTCGCGCTCCTTCCTGTCGCCGCTGAGCGAGGATGTGGAAACGCTGAGTGCATCAATCGCGGCGGTCACCGGGGCGCGGCCGGACTTCTCGACGGGCGGCGGGACCTCGGATGCGCGCTTCATCGCGCAATATGGGCCGGTGGTGGAATGTGGGCTCGTGGGCCCCAGCATGCACAAGGCGGACGAGCATATTGCCGTGTCGGACCTGACGGGCCTGACCGCCATCTATCGTGATTTCATGACCCGCTTTTTTGGAGCCGGCGCATGA
- the dapD gene encoding 2,3,4,5-tetrahydropyridine-2,6-dicarboxylate N-succinyltransferase: MPYADLAKTIDDAFEARAEISITTKGEVRDAVEEALRLLDTGAARVAEKVDGQWQVNQWLKKAVLLNFRLNDNRLIEGAPGGSHYWDKVGTKFEGWSENQFREAGFRAVPGAVVRSPAHIGRNVVLMPSFVNVGAYVDENTMVDTWATVGSCAQIGKNVHLSGGVGIGGVLEPLQAGPTIIEDNCFVGARSEVVEGVVVGEGSVISMGVFIGASTKIVDRATGEIHIGKVPPYSVVVSGSLPGKALPNGQPGPNLYCAVIVKTVDAQTRSKTGINELLRD; this comes from the coding sequence ATGCCCTATGCCGATCTCGCCAAGACCATCGATGACGCCTTCGAGGCGCGTGCCGAGATCAGCATCACTACCAAGGGCGAGGTTCGCGACGCCGTGGAAGAGGCGCTGCGGCTGCTCGATACCGGCGCTGCGCGTGTGGCCGAGAAGGTCGATGGGCAATGGCAGGTCAACCAGTGGCTCAAGAAGGCCGTGCTGCTGAACTTCCGCCTCAATGACAATCGGCTGATCGAGGGCGCGCCGGGTGGTTCGCACTATTGGGACAAGGTGGGCACCAAGTTCGAAGGCTGGAGCGAGAACCAGTTCCGCGAGGCCGGTTTCCGTGCCGTGCCAGGCGCCGTGGTGCGCAGCCCGGCCCATATCGGGCGCAATGTCGTGTTGATGCCCAGCTTCGTCAATGTCGGCGCCTATGTCGACGAGAATACGATGGTCGACACCTGGGCCACGGTCGGCTCCTGCGCGCAGATCGGCAAGAATGTGCATCTGTCGGGCGGCGTCGGCATCGGTGGCGTGCTGGAGCCGCTGCAGGCCGGTCCGACGATCATCGAGGACAATTGCTTTGTCGGCGCGCGCTCGGAAGTGGTCGAAGGCGTGGTGGTGGGCGAAGGCTCGGTGATTTCCATGGGCGTCTTCATCGGCGCCTCGACCAAGATCGTCGATCGCGCGACGGGCGAGATCCATATCGGCAAGGTGCCGCCCTATTCTGTGGTGGTTTCGGGCTCGCTGCCCGGCAAGGCGCTGCCCAATGGCCAGCCCGGCCCGAACCTTTACTGCGCCGTGATCGTCAAGACGGTCGATGCGCAGACGCGCAGCAAGACCGGCATCAACGAGTTGCTGCGGGACTAG